From the genome of Perognathus longimembris pacificus isolate PPM17 chromosome 19, ASM2315922v1, whole genome shotgun sequence:
ATATTTCAATACTATTAAGTAGGCAGAATCCACCTGTTCAGTAAGATATGGAGTCAGGGATAAAAGAATGACTTTTAGCTCTGATATGAGTGACTACCTGATTGGGTGAATACATGATTATTAGCTTAAGAGAATATAGAAGGATAAGCAGTTTAAGAGTAATGGAAAATACCAGACAGCTATTCCAAAGAAATAACTAATGTGAATGGCAACCTAGAGGTGATGTTTAACTTTGTTTTCAGCTGGTTACTCCTACTTGGTATGGAATCAGAAAAGTTGTATGTCCAGATGTCAGATGCAGCTCTGGCTCCAGTTCTGACATTTGTCTGACTTGCATGGTCACTTTTATTTTGGGACTGCTTTAAAGACATAAAGATAAtgggccagacactggtggttcacacctgtcatcctggttaCTTGGGTTtgagatgcagttcaaagccagccacgcagaaaaatctgtaaaagCCAGTAGTTGACTTATTAGTATTAGAagaccacccttgagcaaaaacccaagtgagagtacaaggcactgagtttaagccctggtaacAGCACATGTGCGCAcaggtgtgtgtatgcatacacaagGATAAAGGTACCTACTTCACAGAATTGTGGtaaataagaaaatgataaaaagcaCTTTGAAATCTAACTTACATGCACATCTGAAATAGAATTAATCTGTTTCTAGATTTCATTGGGCTTATTAAGTTTTTTAAATAGAACCAGCTCAAGGGCATGTAATAAAAAGTGAACTTAACTACTTACGTAGATGTCTTCAGAAGCACCCTACTGGCTGAGGATGTGCATGCCTGCTTAGGCTTAGGTTCAGTACCTAtgagtatttgatttttttttatagtgcaTGGATATTCCATAAGTAACTACtattttttaggtttttgttactattttgcTTTTACTGCACACTATGCTGTAGTATGCATCCTTGTACATTTATCTTATGacatattcaaatatttatttgtgtgtgtgccagtactggggcttgaactcaaggtcttggtactgtccctgagctctttgtgcacaaagccagtgctctacctcttgagccatagctccacttccagctttgtgtgattaattggacataagtctcTCAAACTCTTACCTACTAGGATGGCTTtcagccatgatcttcagatcacagcttcttgagtagcaaggattataggtgtgagccaccagaactcagTTCAAGTAGTTTTTAAGAGCAGAATTACCATGTTAATTTAAAGTGCCATGCACTTTAAATCTTGTCAGATCTTACCAAGTTGCCCTTATGGATATGCCAGCTTATGTTTGTGTCTTCTGGTGATAATGAAAAGCATAGTGTGGTGTCTACAgcatcatttttttcccctgaattccCTTACTCTTTTTCTGGGATGGGTGTTCTGATCTCCTACCTCATTAAGCCTTTCAGCCATCCATCCCTTTGCACTTACTTTATGGCCTCATTCTGATTTCTCTATCTTACCTAGACCTCATTATACATGCcttttcttgtattattttctcatttagaGGTATCCTACTTGCTCTAAAAGAGCCTCCATCTTTGAGTGGTTGCAATTACTTAGTCCTACTGTGTGGTTTTTGAGCACTGCTGGAGAAAATTCATAGATAAAACCTTCATCTAGGTAGTTTGGTGTcagatatgtctttttttttcctcattgctATTCCATGCCTCTACTGTAGTGTTCAGAACCCCTATACATACTTCAGCAAGTAGCACCTGACATACTGTCTTCCCACTGACAATTTAGCAGCACCCACTTTGTTTCCTCTTTTACTCCAAaggaacaaacaacaaaaattactaCGAAAGATTATGAAtttcaggctccagtggctcacagttgtaatcctagacTTGAGAGTCTTGAGATTAAGAATGAGGGGATCACAGTATAAGGCTAGCCAACTGATGGAAATTCAAAAGATACCCTTCCTGTCCTCTTCACCCCTTCTCAACCCCTAGCTGGGGTCAGTTAGTGTTCACCTGTAATCTCAAGCAACCTGGGAGGTTGATATTGAGAAGATGATGGTTGTAGTGagctcaagcagaaaaatccataaaactATCTCCATGAGGTGAAGCTAGACACAGTAATGCACACCTGTGACCCCAGCAATAATGGAAAGCCTAAAGTAAACAGATGACAGCTTAGGCTAACAAAGGGACAGGTGGGAAagcatatttcaaaaataactataaaataaaGGCCAGACGCCTTGCCTGTCAGTAGAGCATCAGCCCAACTAGCAtgatgccatgagttcaaacacaaATACACTCCAAAGGAACAATAACCAAAAAGGAGCTGAGGAAATAGCTCAGacatagaatacttgcctagcatatacaagccctggatttgatccccaacattgaaaaaaaaaattgcttttgctGTTTGTCTTAATTtgtcagtgtattttttttctttttaataggtGAAAAGCCTTTTGAATGTCCAAATTGTCATGAAAGATTTGCTAGAAATAGCACCCTGAAATGTCACCTCACTGCATGCCAAACTGGAGTAGGggcaaaaaagggaaggaagaagcttTATGAATGCCAGGTATGTGGGAGTATATTCTGTCCTTACCAGAGCAATCTGCTAATTACAATGAAAGGTAAACTGTCTCTGGCTTACCATGGTttgatttaggattttttttactacaatgCTACAAAAGCAATTTTTGTTCAGTAGAAATCATTCTTCAAATTTACATTTTGATCTTTTCCTGCAGTAGTGCAATATAATAGGATATTTCCCTTGTGGCAGTGGGTGGCGGCAGCAAGCCACAGCTCTCAATCAGCCATGACAGTTATGAGACTAAACAACAGCCCATACGCTACAGTGTGCTGTGTTGTGTATTgaattcatgttttatttaaaatatttacagtagccaggcaccaatggcttatacctgtaatcgtaactactttggagatttaaggattgcagtgtaaagccagcccaggcaggaaactctgtggaaCTCTTAAATTTACGAGCAAAAAGCTAGTAGtggatgcctaacgtatgaaactgtaacctctctgtacatcagtttgataataaaaatttgaaaaaaaagctaGTAGTGGAAcattagcctgagcaaaaaagcctcagggacagtgaaactgggttcaagctccaggatcagcactcCCCCCAAAACTTACAATGAGTACATCAATGTAACTATGTCCTAAATTGAGAAACATCTAGGACTATTAAACAAAAGTTGATggttaggaaagaaatgaaagtacaTTGTTCTGTCAACTTGATATGGgggatttgaattttttcttttttactctacATAACAGTGTCAATAAAATTTATGTCCTCAATAACAAACTGTCTAAATCTAgttaaacacaaaacaattattcAAATTTGTGAGAAAGTCAGGGGAGGTAGATCACTTGTAATTGTATTTTCCATGACTagtgtgtatgaggcaagcactcttgccactaggccatactcccagcccctgattagTATATTTTTATCCCAAGTAATGTGATTTGAAATCTTGAAATTATAGGGAAAATCTATATTATTACTTTATGTTCAAGAATTTGTAtaatacggggctgggaatatggcctagtggcaagagtgcttgcctcctacacatgaagctctcggttcgattccccagcaccacatatatggaaaatggccagaaggggcgctgtggctcaggtggcagagtgctagccttgagcaggaagaagccagggaaggtgctcaggccctgagtccaaggcccaggactggccaaaaagaatttGTATAATACTTgaacatggctgggaatgtggcttggtggtagagtgcttgtatgaagccctgagttcagggttcaattcctcagtaccacataaacagaaaaggccagaagtggtactgtggctcaagtggtagagtgaacaaaagaagctcagggatagtgcccaggccctgagttcaagcccctggactggcaaaaaaaaaagatacttcaaCAGTGAGACCCTGAAGTATTTCCCAGAATGTATTTAAGTGTAATAGCTTTGACTAGATAGTATGGATAACATTTTCAGTCTTATTAGCAATGTGTTTAGAGTATAAGTATACCCGTATTGAATATAAGTATTGCTAACTTCATATATTTGGTTATTTCAGGTTTGTAACAGTGTCTTTAACAGCTGGGACCAGTTCAAAGATCACTTGGTAATACATACTGGAGATAAACCCAACCATTGTACTCTATGTGACTTGTGGTTTATGCAAGGAAATGAATTGAGGCGGCATCTCAGTGATGCTCACAACATTTCGGAGCGTGTAATAACAGAAGAAGTTCTTTCAGTAGAAACACATGTGCAAACTGAGCCAGTGACATCAATGACGATTATAGAACAAGTCGGGAAGGTGCATGTGTTACCATTGCTTCAGGTCCAGGTAGACTCAGCACAAGTGACTGTGGAACAGGTCCATCCAGATCTGCTTCAGGACAGCCAAGTGCATGACCCACACATCAGTGAACTTCCAGAGCAGGTCCAAGTGAGTTATCTAGAAGTGGGTCGAATTCATACGGAAGAAGGTACTGAGGTACATGTTGAGGAGCTCCATGTTGAACGGGTAAATCAAATGCCAGTGGAAGTACATACTGAGCTTCTAGAGGCAGACTTGGATCACATGACTCCTGAAATCATGAACCAAGAGCAGAGAGCACCTACCCAAGCAGAAGATGCAGAGGCTGCCAGCGAAGATCATGAAGGTGCTGAGGGTTTAGAGACCAAGCCAATGGAAGATTCCCAAAATGAAAAGGCAGAAAATGACAGAACAACTATGCCCATTTTACAATGAAGTAACAAAttagtgtatttttaaatatatatgttcaGTTTTTGAACTGATGATGGGCAGTGTGACTGTCCTTAAGCTAACAGATAAGTGGACCAAAGTTAAACTATTTCATTTTGTGCTGAACTGTTTCTATGGAAACAAGCTGATGCCCCTCCCCAAGTTAATGACAGAATGGGGATTTTTCTCATAAATGAAGGGGGAGCTTTGAGAAGTATATTTCTGGAAACTTAAATGGATTATATTCTTACTATATAGTTGGGTACAAATGTATCTATTTTCATTGTGGAAAGggtcccttttctctttcccaggTCATGTTCTTCCTCAGATTCTTTCCATActataaaatcaaatgtaaaatcATTAGAATACAAGTTTATGTATTCTAATGCATGTTAGATAATTGAATATATAGGAAACAAGGCTGCATGAAGAAAAGTGCGTTGTTGCTGTGCAGTTAagttttgggtctggctttctttcttttgaaaaacgTTGTCTATCCCAATAGTCACAGATGCCAACTCTGTAACAGGAATGGTGGTGGCAAAATTTATagaatgtaaaaaaacaaaacacccatgtGCCTTTCAAAACCAACTGAACTTCTATAAAGCATCTGTGGTTCTTTCAAAGTTTGTGTTGTAGGAGCATTGTAGCAATTATAGTACTTCATATTTTTGCTTATAATGACAATTgccaattctttttcattttaagttaGGTTGAgaaatttgatttaatggcaGCTAAAGGGCCATTTTCAATTGGGAAAATTCATTTACATCTGTGGTAAACTTTATTTTGATGAAAATTGCACTAGTATTTTACCACCAGATTGAAAAAAATgagcatcatttaaaaattaatgtatttaaaataaggTACAGAGGAAAACATGTATATATCAGGCTTTGTTTTGAATGGAATCTTTTCCCCAATCCTTAATGTAAAGATTCTGTGCTATAACTTTTAAAGCCATACAAATAAGAGTGCTAAACTGTGGACTTAAAAGtagatatgtaaatatttttaatcagtattacttggaaataaaataacaaccaCATAAAATAAACCAATATGCTATTTTCTTTACCTGTTAAATATTGGGAAATACATTTTTGaagtaaaactttaaaattaCGTGTTTGTGACTCTTTATTTAATTACCAGTGTGGAAGTTGGTATATGGTAAGATAACTTTTTCCCATATTTTTGTATCTGTATAAGTTGACTTATGAATTGAGATTAAGAATTGTcaatacgggctggggatatagcctagtggcaagagtgcctgcctcggatacacgaggccctaggttcaattccccagcaccacatatacagaaaacggccagaagcggcgctgtggctcaagtggcggagtgctagccttgagcgggaagaagccagggacagtgctcaggccctgagtccaaggcccaggactggccaaaaataaataaataaaagaattgtcAATACCCACCTCTGTCTCAACAAACAAccctaaagaaaggaaggaactagTGGACATAGGAGGTTCATGCCCTGTACTCCTAGTTACACGGGAGTCTTGAGATCTTAgggtcatgttttgaagccagcctgagcaggaaagtagagctgtggctcaagtagcactaaccttgagcaaaacagcacagctcagagacagtacctaggccctgagttaaagccccgggACTTGTAAACCAAAAAAACAAGTTTATATTCTCTAGTATGGTAAGTACAGCAGCAAGTGGAACTTTTTAGTGCAGCCTACTTATTTAAGCACGTTCTCTACTTAGAGTTAAACTTAAAAGATAATTCTGCTAATGCCTTTTGTTAACTCTGATGTTAAATGCTAACACATGAAATAATACTGAAGAGAATAGCATTAATCAACTGGAGAGGTCCTGGATTTAGATATGTCAGGATTGAAGTACATAAACACTTCAAGAAATACGTTCTATTTGGCAGTTAAATACCTACTGTTAAgcttatttatgttttgttttcctacACGTTAAAAAATGCTGATAAATAGAAATAATTACACTGTGTTCTTTTGCTTGTCTTAGGAGACCTAGGTTCCTGCGCTAACTTTCCTTAAAGCATTAACAGACATTGAGCTCAAATATGTAGATCGCCAGCCAGTATCTCCGCAATTTAAGTATGATAGTCCTCTTTCAAGAGCTCTGGCCACAAGGTAGAGATCAGAGGCAAAAGCACATCAAATGTTACAAAgttattatttgaatttttataagtTTGGTGAAGCTTTCCAAGGTAGGTATGAGGAGCAAGTATATcgtattttctttttcccagaaGATTCGACTGTCACCATGCTCAGAATGCCAGTGAATTTGATTGGAAAAGGGAATGAAAAGTACCCAGTGGATATAAGCCTTATATTGAATAACATTTTATTGTTTACAAAACACTTTGTGGAACATAAAATGACTTTTGAAATTGAGTATTTGCTTCAAGTGTTGAATtggatatttttgtgtttttcctcctaGGGGTTATTCCCACTGAggttttataaattaagtacattctaTGGTGGTCTCTCCAGTGCTGAACAGCAATTCTCACTCACCAACTGGATATTCATCAATTTAATTCTGATGCTACCCAGGGTCAGAGCAAAgcaagcccctcctccccccacctcaagTAGAGTAATGCCCTAGAATAAATCAGAGCCCAAGAAAGCACAATAATTAGCGATTACAGTTTTATTAAAAAGATACAACTCAGAACAATCAAatgagatggggaggagggataTAGTGGTGCTGTGAAATAGTTTCTAGTTTGTATTGGACCCTGAACATTGGAAGTGTTCACCAACCTGTAACCTTCATAAACAGTCTGATTAAACCATTGACCTTTGCTGACTGAACTCCAGGTCCACTCTATCAGAAAGTCAGAGTTGATAGGTATAGTCCCTAGTTATGGTTGGTGCCTCTAGATGCCTGTCCTCATCTTGAAGCTGTCTTGTGCCCCACCCCCATCAGCTCATTTGCATAAATGGGTAAGGTCAAAGGGGCTTGACAATAACAAGTGATAGTCCTATCAGGAAATGCCAGAAGTTTTAGGAACACTCCTGGGACccaaggaaaaatatgaaaatagggTTTTATTAGGCCATATTAATCAGACATTAAAAAGTTAAATCCCAGCATCAAAAATCTTGAATGTGAATAAAAGTAGATTGCTATAACTGTACTATAAGAAGACTGCCATGCTCATACATTACTGAATATAAAATGTTTCTACTACCTTGAGCTTGGAATTAAATATGCAGGATTTGAAGGGTCTACTGCCCGTTTTGTATGTCAAGAGAAGGCTACAGGATTAAACCCAAGAGTGAGGCCTAACTGTAAAGTCTTCATCTGGCAGGTGGATTTTGATAGACATCTTCAGTTTAAAAATAGGTTATCTTAAATGTGATCAGTAAGATGATCAcctaaaaatagtattttatggTTTGATGTGAAATATTACAAGTTAAATGCCTGACTTCAAACATTCAGCCtaagaaaattagtagctttGAAGTCATTAACACTAACCTTTGTGTTAATTGCATCTGGAGAGGGAGACCTAACCTAAATTTTCTTCACGTGAGCTGTGCAAATTTATGTGAACTGtgaaaatttattgtaaaagatTCAAATGAGGAACAGTAGGAATTAAAACTATCAAACCTTGTCACCAATTAATGAGATCCTTTATAGTTAAAAGCCTAAtggtgctgggaatattgcctagtggtaaagtgctcacctcatatacatgaagccctgggtttgattcctcagcaccacatatatagaaacagccagaagtggcactgtggctcaagtggtagagtgctagccttgagcataaagaagcccaaggacagtgctcaagccctgagttcaaggcccaggactggccaaaaataaataaaaattaaaaactaaattctTTTTAAGTCTagaagagggctaggaatgtagcttaggcatagagtgcttgcctagcatgcctgaagccctgggtttgattcctcagcaccacataaatagaaaaagccagaagtggtgctgtggcctaagtggtagtgctagcttgagcaaaagaagctcagggacagtgcccaggtcctgagttcaaggcccaagaataGAAGGCGAGGGGGGGGAGTCTAGAAGACAATTGCTTTAAAACTATAAATGATTCAAGATCATTTATGTCATCACACTTCTGGAGTTAAAGAATATCTTAAAGTTCTACTCCGTCCTATATATGTTACTTCAGGCCAGCAGGCAGGCAGTACATGGGTTTGAtgtctttttcttctcccccagTCTGAGACAATTATCTAAGGCAAACTCCTAGCTTAATATTCCTGCAAAATGCAGCGTGGCAAAGAACTTTATACTGCATACTTTTAGTTATCTAGAGTTCATGAGGTTAGtatattgcttttgttttaaaaatggaagatggggtgggctggggatatggcctagtggcaagagtgcttgcctcgtatacatgaggccctgggttcgattcctcagcaccacatatacagaaaaatggccagaagtggcgctgtggttcaagtggcagagtgctagccttgagcaaaaaaagaagccagggacagtgctcaggccctgagttcacggcctaggactggccaaaaaaatggaagatgggggctggggatatatggcctagtggcaagagtgcttgctggttcgattccccagcaccacatatacagaaaacggccagaagtggcgctgtggctcaagtggcagagtgctagccttgagcaaaaagaagccagggacagtgctcaggccctgagttcaaggcccaggactggccaaaaaaaaaaaagaaacagttggtAAATGTAGCCAGAAGTTGAACTGAGGGAGTTGgaaaccaccacccccaccccagatttCACTACTGACCACTAAAACATAGACACCTCTCTATGACGGTTTTTTTGTAGTTGACCATATTGGATTGCACAAAGCACAGGATAGTTTTCTTTATTGGAATCTGTGCCAGCCTTCATAGGGTTGTAAGAGGAGACGATAAGAAATCaggaaagctaaaaataaaataaaatacatgcaaATTGCCTACTTGCACTGAGGCTATACCATCTATTTAACAGTGGTTGCTCTTTTGTGAGTTGTCCCCTCCCTGTGCCTGGCATTTCTAAATTCTGAAGAAAAGCTGCAACTAAATGATTAACATGTTAA
Proteins encoded in this window:
- the Znf131 gene encoding zinc finger protein 131 isoform X3 is translated as MMYGKQQSFYKCLKLSKPLKSESEPVEIEVEIAEGTIEVEDEGIETLEEVASAKQSIKYIQSTGSSDDSALALLADITSKYRQGDRKGQIKEDGCASDPISKQVEGIEIVELQLSHVKDLFHCEKCNRSFKLFYHFKEHMKSHSTESFKCEICNKRYLRESAWKQHLNCYHLEEGGVSKKQRTGKKIHICQYCDKQFDHFGHFKEHLRKHTGEKPFECPNCHERFARNSTLKCHLTACQTGVGAKKGRKKLYECQVCNSVFNSWDQFKDHLVIHTGDKPNHCTLCDLWFMQGNELRRHLSDAHNISERVITEEVLSVETHVQTEPVTSMTIIEQVGKVHVLPLLQVQVDSAQVTVEQVHPDLLQDSQVHDPHISELPEQVQVSYLEVGRIHTEEGTEVHVEELHVERVNQMPVEVHTELLEADLDHMTPEIMNQEQRAPTQAEDAEAASEDHEGAEGLETKPMEDSQNEKAENDRTTMPILQ
- the Znf131 gene encoding zinc finger protein 131 isoform X4, which codes for MKSHSTESFKCEICNKRYLRESAWKQHLNCYHLEEGGVSKKQRTGKKIHICQYCDKQFDHFGHFKEHLRKHTGEKPFECPNCHERFARNSTLKCHLTACQTGVGAKKGRKKLYECQVCNSVFNSWDQFKDHLVIHTGDKPNHCTLCDLWFMQGNELRRHLSDAHNISERVITEEVLSVETHVQTEPVTSMTIIEQVGKVHVLPLLQVQVDSAQVTVEQVHPDLLQDSQVHDPHISELPEQVQVSYLEVGRIHTEEGTEVHVEELHVERVNQMPVEVHTELLEADLDHMTPEIMNQEQRAPTQAEDAEAASEDHEGAEGLETKPMEDSQNEKAENDRTTMPILQ